The following proteins come from a genomic window of Fibrobacter sp. UWT2:
- a CDS encoding toll/interleukin-1 receptor domain-containing protein, translated as MPVKIFISHSCSDKPVIEALQRMLQLACNLKQQDFFCTSISGMGCSGGDFFNETIRKSLQEASVVVAYLSKNYKQSEFCCAELGATWISRESKLFVPLLDSELDYKAFGGVLNGTHLYKINDKADLLSTVQSIIKTCRSRSDLPYLSDQIDHFIKEFPTLKIKVPNPFICTEEQYNALVNARDSLRTTNAELNATIELKEKEIARLKELKDAEDVRNLELESNSDSLQTFKDAAHEVYLKGKEMNSYVRKFIIYDYFGLTVRDCDDEVYREYVKAKDAGYLREPFDGDFRVNEENRHVRKIHSALARFKDFAESLDDEAARVVEDEYDADFNLNNTEFIDKVLC; from the coding sequence ATGCCTGTAAAAATCTTTATAAGTCATTCTTGCTCAGATAAACCTGTAATTGAGGCTTTGCAGAGAATGCTTCAGTTGGCGTGTAACTTGAAACAACAAGATTTCTTTTGTACGAGTATTTCTGGAATGGGATGCTCTGGGGGTGATTTTTTTAATGAAACAATCAGAAAATCTCTACAAGAAGCTTCTGTCGTTGTTGCTTATCTTTCTAAAAATTATAAGCAGTCGGAATTTTGTTGTGCAGAATTGGGTGCGACATGGATTTCTAGAGAAAGTAAACTTTTTGTACCTCTATTAGATTCTGAGTTGGACTACAAGGCTTTTGGTGGCGTTCTAAATGGAACGCATTTGTATAAAATAAATGATAAAGCGGATTTACTTTCTACAGTACAGTCAATCATAAAAACATGTCGGTCCAGATCCGATTTGCCTTATCTATCAGATCAGATAGATCATTTTATTAAAGAATTTCCAACGCTAAAAATAAAAGTTCCAAATCCTTTTATTTGTACTGAAGAACAATACAATGCTTTGGTGAATGCGCGTGATTCTTTAAGGACGACAAACGCAGAATTAAATGCGACTATAGAACTTAAAGAAAAAGAGATTGCTCGCTTAAAAGAATTAAAAGATGCCGAAGATGTCAGGAATCTTGAACTTGAAAGCAATAGCGACTCTTTGCAGACCTTTAAGGATGCCGCACATGAGGTGTATTTGAAGGGAAAAGAAATGAATAGTTATGTTCGCAAGTTCATTATTTATGATTATTTCGGCTTGACTGTTAGAGATTGTGATGATGAGGTTTATAGGGAATATGTTAAGGCGAAGGATGCTGGTTATTTAAGGGAACCATTTGACGGCGATTTTCGCGTCAATGAAGAAAATAGGCATGTAAGAAAAATTCATTCTGCTCTAGCGCGATTTAAGGACTTTGCCGAATCTCTAGATGACGAAGCTGCTCGTGTTGTTGAAGACGAATATGATGCTGACTTTAATTTGAATAATACAGAATTTATTGATAAGGTTTTATGCTAG